Genomic window (Streptomyces sp. NBC_00078):
CCGGCCCGCAGATAGTCGACGAACAGATCGTTGTGCAGCGCCCACGGCGAGCGGTGGGAGCGGATCAGCCGGATCGCCTGCTCGGCGGAGTACCCCCGGCGGACCAGGGCGTGCGCGATGACCAGCCCCGAGCGGTTGTACCCGTGGTAACAGCGGACGAGGACCTTGCGGCCCTCGTCCAGTGCCTCACTCGCGGCCTGCGCCAGGCGCATCACGCCCGCGAGCTGTGTGCCGTCCAGCGGCCCGTCCGGAATCGCCCACACATGGTGCTCGACGCCGGGGTCCGGCCCGTGCCCCGGCAGTCTCAGCAGGGTCTGCACGAGATCGAACTCGCCCCGCACCACAGCGAACTCCAGTTGCCCGGTGTGACCCCTGAACTCGTGCCCGCCCATCCACAGTCCGGGCACTATCTCGCTCCATGGACTGCCCGGAGCCGGTACGTCGGGTTGCTTCCTGCGGGTACGCAACAAGGCCTCCCCAAGTGCCCCTCCCAACTCCTCTCAAAGGTAGCCGGGTTCTTGCCCGGGGAGCACCCCGCCTGTTCCCATGGTCAAGGGGTGATGGTGCATGACCGGACTGCGTGTCATACCGTCCTGGCGGCACGGCCAGGAGCGGCTCTACGTCTGCCACCCGGACGGGCGGAACATCGCCTGGTACGACCGTGAGGCCGCCCGGGTCAACCTGCTCAGCGAGGACGAGAGGGAACCGGTGCTGCAGGCCCTGGGCCCCTTCCTCACCGGCCCGGTCGCGGTCGGCCCGCCGCCGGTCCCGACCCCCGCCGAACTGGCCAGGCTCTCCCTCCACCCGGACGACGACCTGGCGCCCAACCGCCCCGGCGAGGCGCTGCTCATCGCCCTGGACCGGGACCCTGGGCCCAACCACCGTCTGCGTACGGACCCGCGCCGCCGGGCCCTGGCCGCCGAACAGGCGATCGGCGATGCCCTGGACCGCCTGGAAGGCGCGGGCTGGCACACCCTGCACTCCGTCCCGCTGCCCGGCGGCGACCGAGTCCACCACCTGGCGATCGGCCCCGGTGGCCTCTTCGCCGTCCACAGCCTCTACGCCCGCAAGCAGCGGGTGACGGTCGCCGACCCCATGGTCACCCTGGGCCGCCGCGACCCCCGGCCCCTCCTGCGCCGCGTCCGCGCCGACGCCGACCGGGCCTCGTACGCCCTGACCGCCGAGATCCACCCGATCCTGGCCCTCGCGGAACCCGGGGACGTCTCCATCCCCGCTCCGCTCCGCGCGGTCCGCGTCATGAAGGACACGGAACTCGAGAACCTGGCCCGCCTCGGCGGCGTCCTCAAGCCGGCAGACGTGGAGGCCCTGCACGCGATGGCACGGGACCGGCAGACGTGGACACGGGTGTGAGGGGCGCCGACGGCGGCTGACCGGGTGCGAGGCGGCCCGGCCCGACGGGGGCCGGCCGTTCCTTCCGGCCTGACGGGGGCCGGCCGTTCCTTGCGAGGGCGCGTCCCCCTCCCCTCCTGGTCCTCCTCCCCGGCCCCGCCAGTACGGCTGCTCAGGGCAGCGATCCCGCGCCGTCCGGATCGAGCAGCGGTGCCAGCAGGTCGCCGTAGTCCTGCACACGGGGCGCGATGTCGGTTGCCAGGAAGGTCAGTTGGGTGGGCGCCCCGCACTCCTCGACCTCGCTCCAGGTCACCGGCGCGGACACGGTGGGCTCGCGACGGGCCCGTAGCGTGTAGGGAGTGGCGGTCGTCTTCCGGGCGGCGTTCTGACTCCAGTCGACGAACACCTTCCCGGGCCGCAGACTCCGCGTCATCCGATGCAGGACGAGCCGCGGCATGGCCCGCTCGGCCTCCACGGCCAGCCCCTTGGCGTACTCGCTGACCTGGTCGGACGGAGTCGGCCGCACGGCGGCGAGCAGATGCAGCCCCTTGGACCCGGAGGTCTTGGCGCAGGCGTTGATCCCGTCCCGCGCGAGCCGCTCCCGCAGCCACAGGGCGACCTCGCAGCAGTCCACGACGGTGGCGGGCGGACCGGGGTCGAGATCGAAGACGACGCGGTCGGCGGCCCCGGGGTCCCCGACGACCCACTGGGGCGTGTGGAACTCGGTGACGAGATTGGCGGCCCACATCAGACTCGCCAGATCCTGTACGAGCACCATCTGTGCCGGGCCCTCCACCCGCGGTACCTCGGCGGTGGTGACCCAGTCGGGCGTACCAGGAGGCACGTTCTTGGTGAAGAAGACCTGCCCGTCGTGCCCGTCGGGATACCGCAGAAACGAAACGGGCCGATCCCGCAGGTGGGGCAGCAGGACGTCGGCGGTGGTGGCGTAGTAGTGCAGCACCTCGGCCTTGGTGAACCCGCTCCCGGCATACAGCACCTTCTCCAGGTTGCTGAGCGCGAGCCGTCTCCCCTCCACCTCTGTAATCGGCGTCATACGATGAGAATCTAACGCAAACTCCGCAAACTTTAAGATAACGGTGGAAACCGATCGAAAGGGTGCTGCACGTGCGATCCATATGGAACGGCGCCATCTCGTTCGGCCTGGTCAGCATCCCGATCAAGCTGGTCAACGCCACCGAGAGCCACTCGATCTCCTTCCGCCAGATCCACCTGGAGGACGGCGGCCGCATCCGTTACAGGAAGGTCTGCGAACTGGAGGAGAAGGAGGTGAGCGGGGCGGAGATCGGCAAGGGCTACGAGGACGCGGACGGCACGATCATCCCGATCACCGACGAGGACCTGTCCCACCTGCCGCTTCCCACGGCGAAGACGATCGAGATCGTGGCCTTCGTGCCGGCGGACCGCATCGACCCGCTCCAGATGGACGCGGCGTACTACTTGGCAGCAGGAGGCGCCCCGGCCGCCAAGCCGTACACGCTTCTCCGTGAGGCCCTCAAGCGCAGCAACAAGGTGGCGATCGCGAAGTACGCGCTGAGGGGGCGGGAGCGGCTGGGCATGCTGCGCGTGGTGGACGACGCCATCGCCATGCACGGACTGCTGTGGCCCGACGAGGTCCGCGCCCCCGAGGGCGTCGCCCCCGACACGAACGTCAACGTCAACGACAAGGAACTCGACCTGGCAGACGCCCTGATGGACACCCTGGGCGAGATCGACCTCGACGAACTCCACGACGAGTACCGCGAGGCCCTGGAGGAGGTCGTGGCGGCCAAGGCGGCCGGCGAGGCACCACCGGAATCACCGGAGCCGGCCAAGGGCGGCAAGGTCCTGGACCTGATGGCGGCCCTGGAGAAGAGCGTGAAGGCCGCCAGGGAGTCGCGCGGCGAGGAGGCGGCACCTTCGGAGGAAAAGGCGGAGGTCAAACGCCTCCCCGCCCGCAAGTCGGCCCGCGCGACCCCAAAACAGACCACGGGCAAGAAATCGACGTCGACGGCGAAGAAGACGGCCGCCAAGAAGACATCGGCGTCAGCGAGGAAGTCGACGGCGAAGACAACGAAGTCGACGCAGGGGACGAAGAAGACAGCGGCGAAAAAGACCACGAAAAAGACGACGCCCCGCAAACGCACGGCGTGACAATCCCCTACGCCCCGCCCGCGGGCCGCTGCACGCCCATTACGAACGTTCGGCGCCTCTCACCCTCGCTTCCTCATCCACGCCTGGAGTTGTTCCGCATCGGATCGATCTTGCACTCGTTGTGCGTGCGGCCTCGTGAGGTGCGGTAGAACCGGTTGCTCGTATCGCCGTAGGCGAAGTCGATGCGCCAGTGACAGAACCCGCTGCTCAATGCCCCGACGAAGGCGCAGTCGACGCCCGCGTTCTGATACGTGAGCTTGTTGCCGCTCCCTCGAATGACGTGTGCACAGGCACCCTGTCGGAACCTTGACCGTCATGCCGCCCACGCTGTATTCGAAGGTCTTCACAGGAGCCGAACCGATGGCGTCGGTAGCCTGGGCATCCCCGGAGGCGGTTAAGAGCAGGGGCTCCCGCCGTGAAGAGGGCGGTGGTGAGACGGGCGGCGTCCCGTCAGATCTTGATGACGGTGACGCGCCCGCGGCAGAGCGTGGCGACATCCTCGGGGTCAGAGGTGAGGACGGTGACGGGGCCGGGGGCGGCCAGCGCCGTAGCGCTGAGTATGGCGTCGATGGCGTACTTGTGGCCGTGCAGGCCGGCGTCGGCGAGGAGCGTGGCGGCGTGACGGGCGATGGACTCGGTGACCGGCTCGATGACGAGGCGGGACAGGGTCCATTCCAGAGCTGGGCGATTGATCCGCGGGTGGATCACTTCCACGAGGGTGGCTGCGGAAGCGATCACCCGTAGGTCGTCGGCGCGGGCGAGGGTGAGCCAGCCGGTGACCGTGCGGTCGCGCAGGACTGCCCTGGCCAGCCCCCCGCTGTCGAGGACCAGGGTGCCGCCGGGGGTGGCGGGGGAGGGGGTCACGCGGCGTTCGCCCCGCCTTGGGCCTGCTGCTCTCGGGCTTTGTGGAGTTGGTCGCGCAGAGCTTGAATCTCTTCGTCGGTGATGGGGCCGTGTTCGGCCTCCGCCACCGTGATGAGTTCGTTGAGGTTGTCCCGCTCGATCTGGCGGGCGACGGCTGCGGCGACGTAAGCGGACAGTCCGGAGGGGCCACCGCGGGCCTTGGCTGTATCCGCGCCACCTGCACTGCGCGCCCGCGGGATGGCGGGTGCCACGCCTCAGAAAATGACACTCTGTAGATGGTCAAGGGCTGCCTTCGCGAGGTCGTGAGACCCTTCACCGGTCCCCAAGGCGGCCTGGGTGGCTACCGGCTGCAGAAATCCTCGCAGGGTAGCGAGAGAGCGGCGGATCCGGCCTCGGTCCGGTGAAGGGGACACGACTTCGACGAGGATTTCGTTGGCGCTTGCGGAGGCGTCTTCGGCGTCCTCAGGGGGAAGGCCGAACTGAGAGAGTTGGGCGAGCGTTTGCGTTACTGCTTCCGCCAGCTTCTCGAATCCGGGGGTGACCTGCTCCATGGTGTTCTGGGTCTGAGTCACATTTTGGTTGTTCCAAGCGATCTGAGCTCCGTTCACGTCGCCGTGGAAGACCGGTCCGGTGTAGTGGTTGGTCGTTCCGGCGCTGCTCCTGCCGGAGTTCGCCGCGAAGTCGTCGGCACTGGCGCTGCCCGACATTGCCATGTCTCCACCCTTCGAGGTGAGGCGGGGGAAGGATAGGCCGGTCGTGTCCGGGGAGTCCGATCCGGCGGCGATGTAGCCCTGCTCGCAGAGGTACGCAGCCTGTTTCGCGAGTTCGGCGAAGGTGTAGGTCATGCCGGTGCGCTGCAGCGCGTCGGACCGGAGGAAGTCGTCCCAGCCGGGCGGGAACTGGTTCACCACCTCTTGCTCGTGCAGCCAGCCGATCATCGCGCTGCGCAGGGACACAGTTCGAGCAGCGGGATCGATCCGTTTGATGTCCAGCTCGCGGGGGCTCAGGCCCGACTCGGCCAGCTGGCGCGACGCCTGGGCGTAGCCGCCGATGATTGAGGTCTGGACCGTCGTCTTGGTGGAGCGCAGCTCGCAGGGCACCCAGACGGATTCCCCCTGCGGAAA
Coding sequences:
- a CDS encoding DNA-binding protein, which translates into the protein MTPSPATPGGTLVLDSGGLARAVLRDRTVTGWLTLARADDLRVIASAATLVEVIHPRINRPALEWTLSRLVIEPVTESIARHAATLLADAGLHGHKYAIDAILSATALAAPGPVTVLTSDPEDVATLCRGRVTVIKI
- a CDS encoding CopG family transcriptional regulator, whose protein sequence is MAPAIPRARSAGGADTAKARGGPSGLSAYVAAAVARQIERDNLNELITVAEAEHGPITDEEIQALRDQLHKAREQQAQGGANAA
- the ligD gene encoding non-homologous end-joining DNA ligase encodes the protein MTPITEVEGRRLALSNLEKVLYAGSGFTKAEVLHYYATTADVLLPHLRDRPVSFLRYPDGHDGQVFFTKNVPPGTPDWVTTAEVPRVEGPAQMVLVQDLASLMWAANLVTEFHTPQWVVGDPGAADRVVFDLDPGPPATVVDCCEVALWLRERLARDGINACAKTSGSKGLHLLAAVRPTPSDQVSEYAKGLAVEAERAMPRLVLHRMTRSLRPGKVFVDWSQNAARKTTATPYTLRARREPTVSAPVTWSEVEECGAPTQLTFLATDIAPRVQDYGDLLAPLLDPDGAGSLP
- a CDS encoding Ku protein — protein: MLHVRSIWNGAISFGLVSIPIKLVNATESHSISFRQIHLEDGGRIRYRKVCELEEKEVSGAEIGKGYEDADGTIIPITDEDLSHLPLPTAKTIEIVAFVPADRIDPLQMDAAYYLAAGGAPAAKPYTLLREALKRSNKVAIAKYALRGRERLGMLRVVDDAIAMHGLLWPDEVRAPEGVAPDTNVNVNDKELDLADALMDTLGEIDLDELHDEYREALEEVVAAKAAGEAPPESPEPAKGGKVLDLMAALEKSVKAARESRGEEAAPSEEKAEVKRLPARKSARATPKQTTGKKSTSTAKKTAAKKTSASARKSTAKTTKSTQGTKKTAAKKTTKKTTPRKRTA
- a CDS encoding nuclease-related domain-containing protein; translation: MTGLRVIPSWRHGQERLYVCHPDGRNIAWYDREAARVNLLSEDEREPVLQALGPFLTGPVAVGPPPVPTPAELARLSLHPDDDLAPNRPGEALLIALDRDPGPNHRLRTDPRRRALAAEQAIGDALDRLEGAGWHTLHSVPLPGGDRVHHLAIGPGGLFAVHSLYARKQRVTVADPMVTLGRRDPRPLLRRVRADADRASYALTAEIHPILALAEPGDVSIPAPLRAVRVMKDTELENLARLGGVLKPADVEALHAMARDRQTWTRV
- a CDS encoding dual specificity protein phosphatase family protein, which codes for MRTRRKQPDVPAPGSPWSEIVPGLWMGGHEFRGHTGQLEFAVVRGEFDLVQTLLRLPGHGPDPGVEHHVWAIPDGPLDGTQLAGVMRLAQAASEALDEGRKVLVRCYHGYNRSGLVIAHALVRRGYSAEQAIRLIRSHRSPWALHNDLFVDYLRAGLPTARLLEELAE